A region of Pseudomonas marginalis DNA encodes the following proteins:
- a CDS encoding sigma-54-dependent Fis family transcriptional regulator — protein MHNDHFSRHAQQVLTVARGRDPSSDPSIARSWLRCLEDYHLDPAQTIAPTVLEHGRLLESRERLQQVLHIAGSEMNSLHQQLSGAGHAVLLTDARGVILNCVTAPSERKIFERAGLWLGADWSEACEGTNGIGTCLVERQSLTIHRDEHFRGRHTGLTCSASPVFDPHGDLLAVLDVSSAREEVSRQSQFHTMALVNLSAKMIESCYFLRHFENHWLLRFHLQAESVGLFSEGLLAFDGEGRICAVNQSALNLLGQVRGGLLGQPVEALFECSLDQLLGRASANATASWPLRTRDGRHLFAALRGQSRSVPAPIAKPEPVRLAGICLGDPALQIDFRKALRVFERDVPLLINGETGSGKEAFAKAVHHASQRADKAFVALNCAAIPESLIESELFGYRGGSFTGARKDGMQGKLQQADGGTLFLDEIGDMPLALQTRLLRVLEDRMVVPIGGEPQAVDVRIISATHRNLLERVQDGSFREDLYYRLNGLEVVLPALRERSDKPQLLDFLLAQEAGGQSIRLDPAARSALLSYPWPGNVRQLRTVLRTLAALCDDGRVGLEDLPALIRQARPQAVAEARLAESPLGDAERLALLTALEQQRWHMTHTAEQLGVSRNTLYRKLRRHGIARAAP, from the coding sequence ATGCACAACGATCATTTCAGTCGCCATGCCCAGCAAGTCCTTACTGTGGCGCGTGGGCGCGACCCGTCGAGCGACCCGTCCATCGCCCGCTCCTGGCTGCGCTGCCTGGAGGACTACCACCTCGATCCTGCCCAGACCATCGCCCCTACGGTGCTTGAGCACGGCCGCCTGCTGGAAAGCCGCGAGCGCCTGCAACAGGTGCTGCATATCGCCGGCAGCGAGATGAACAGCCTGCACCAGCAGCTGTCGGGCGCTGGCCACGCGGTGCTGCTGACCGATGCCCGTGGGGTGATCCTCAACTGTGTCACAGCACCGTCCGAGCGCAAGATTTTCGAACGCGCCGGGCTGTGGCTCGGTGCCGATTGGAGCGAAGCGTGCGAGGGCACCAATGGCATCGGCACCTGCCTGGTGGAGCGCCAGTCGTTGACCATTCATCGCGATGAACATTTTCGTGGGCGCCACACCGGGCTGACCTGTTCGGCGAGCCCGGTGTTCGACCCCCACGGCGACCTGTTGGCGGTGCTGGACGTGTCGTCGGCCCGGGAGGAGGTGTCGCGGCAGAGCCAGTTCCACACCATGGCGCTGGTTAACCTGTCGGCGAAGATGATCGAGAGTTGCTACTTCCTGCGTCACTTCGAAAACCATTGGCTGCTGCGCTTTCACCTGCAGGCCGAGTCGGTGGGCCTGTTCAGCGAAGGGTTGTTGGCGTTTGACGGCGAAGGGCGGATATGTGCCGTCAACCAGAGCGCACTCAACCTGCTGGGGCAGGTGCGTGGTGGGTTGCTGGGGCAACCGGTGGAGGCGTTGTTCGAGTGTTCCCTGGACCAACTGCTCGGTCGCGCCAGCGCCAATGCCACCGCCAGTTGGCCATTGCGCACGCGGGATGGTCGGCACTTGTTCGCGGCCTTGCGTGGTCAATCGCGCAGTGTACCTGCGCCCATCGCCAAGCCTGAACCCGTGCGCCTGGCCGGTATCTGCCTGGGCGACCCGGCGCTGCAGATTGACTTCCGTAAAGCGCTGCGGGTATTCGAGCGCGATGTGCCCTTGCTGATCAACGGCGAAACCGGCTCCGGCAAAGAGGCTTTCGCCAAGGCGGTGCATCACGCCAGCCAGCGTGCCGACAAGGCGTTCGTTGCCCTCAACTGCGCCGCCATCCCGGAAAGCCTGATCGAAAGCGAACTGTTCGGCTATCGCGGCGGCAGCTTTACCGGCGCGCGCAAGGACGGCATGCAGGGCAAGTTGCAACAGGCCGACGGCGGTACGCTGTTCCTCGATGAAATCGGCGATATGCCGTTGGCGCTGCAGACGCGCCTGTTAAGGGTGCTGGAGGACCGCATGGTGGTGCCCATCGGCGGTGAGCCCCAGGCGGTTGATGTCAGAATTATCAGCGCAACTCACCGGAATTTGCTGGAGCGCGTGCAGGACGGAAGTTTTCGGGAAGACCTGTATTACCGCCTCAACGGCCTGGAAGTCGTTTTGCCAGCGTTGCGTGAACGCAGCGATAAGCCTCAGTTGCTGGATTTCCTGCTGGCGCAGGAGGCGGGCGGCCAGAGCATAAGGCTCGACCCGGCGGCGCGTTCGGCGCTGCTGTCCTACCCCTGGCCGGGCAACGTTCGGCAACTGCGCACGGTGTTGCGAACGCTGGCGGCGCTGTGTGACGACGGGCGGGTCGGCCTTGAGGATTTGCCAGCGTTGATTCGCCAGGCACGGCCGCAAGCAGTGGCCGAGGCCAGGCTTGCAGAGTCGCCCCTGGGCGACGCCGAGCGACTCGCCCTGCTCACGGCCCTGGAGCAACAACGCTGGCACATGACCCATACGGCGGAGCAGCTGGGTGTCAGCCGTAACACGCTGTATAGAAAGCTGCGCCGGCACGGTATTGCACGGGCTGCGCCATAG